The following coding sequences lie in one Phacochoerus africanus isolate WHEZ1 chromosome 12, ROS_Pafr_v1, whole genome shotgun sequence genomic window:
- the LOC125112481 gene encoding uncharacterized protein LOC125112481: MPTGPTPGHTSLPVTSQGASNTKIEISLSPGEERGIWQGARLAAWHPELAASSRGWGRGVSRGTRCLENCWRSFRSASEVQGHSERPEETPGSLELTAPGCVQFPGGGDTDFVPGLTWSPLQGRRGGLGRWAAAAGPGNRPAGLSCLLGSDSGFREALRCSAAQPRPPTFSLTFPPGFSPPPASLCPRSPPRRFARVRNQRRAIVTVLKETQSRELSGSRAAERRCGWRPRGVPTPSGDCGPGAARPAAHRDADGTAGQQRLLQVPCASAAAAPRRLLRWNRPPFPPARSALPQQCFHPPQASREKLARPPRTVGVCWFLLLLP, from the exons ATGCCAACTGGACCCACACCCGGTCATACTTCTCTTCCGGTGACAAGTCAGGGTGCTTCCAACACGAAAATAGAAAT CTCCCTGTCTCCTGGAGAGGAACGCGGAATTTGGCAAGGCGCCCGCCTGGCCGCCTGGCATCCCGAGCTGGCCGCCAGCTCTCGGGGGTGGGGACGGGGTGTGTCCCGGGGAACCCGCTGCCTTGAGAACTGCTGGCGCAGCTTTCGATCAGCCAGTGAGGTCCAGGGCCACTCCGAGAGGCCGGAGGAGACTCCAGGCAGCCTAGAGCTGACGGCCCCAGGCTGCGTCCAATTTCCGGGGGGAGGGGACACCGATTTTGTACCTGGGCTCACGTGGAGCCCCCTCCAGGGTC GACGTGGAGGGCTCGGTCGTTGGGCTGCGGCTGCCGGGCCAGGGAACCGGCCTGCTGGGCTGTCCTGCCTCTTGGGCTCGGACTCGGGATTCCGGGAGGCCCTTCGCTGCTCTGCCGCCCAGCCACGTCCCCCTACCTTTTCGCTCACTTTCCCGCCcggcttctcccctccccccgcatCCCTGTGCCCTCGCTCCCCTCCGCGACGCTTCGCCCGAGTAAGAAATCAGCGGCGTGCAATTGTAACTGTACTCAAGGAGACACAATCGCGGGAGCTCTCGGGGTCGCGCGCGGCGGAGAGGCGCTGCGGATGGCGCCccagagg cgTCCCCACCCCCTCCGGGGACTGCGGCCCGGGAGCTGCAAGGCCGGCGGCGCACCGCGACGCGGACGGAACAGCGGGGCAGCAGCGCCTCCTGCAGGTGCCGTGCGCCTCCGCAGCCGCCGCGCCGCGCCGGCTCTTAAGGTGGAACCGGCCTCCTTTCCCACCCGCGCGTTCGGCTCTTCCGCAGCAGTGCTTCCACCCGCCGCAAGCCTCGCGCGAGAAGCTGGCCAGGCCACCCCGAACTGTCGGAGTCTGCTGGTTCCTGCTACTCCTTCCCTGA